The Phycisphaerae bacterium genome segment GGGTTGGCGTACCACCTGCAACCCATGTTTGCATCCGAGCAACGGCGCGAACCTGCCCCAGTTTGGCGATGGTTCAACGTCGGCGTGCTTCACCTCGACCGGCAACCAGGGCTTGCCGTCGCGGACGATAAGGAAGTCGATCTCCCGCCGCTCCTTGTCGCGCAAGTAGAACAGGTCGAACTCGCCCTCGCCGGTGTCCGTCCAGTAGTGGCAGGCCTTGAGCAGATGCGAAGCGACGAGGTTCTCGAACCGGGCCGGCTCGGTCGGCACCGCCGCCCAATCCCACAGGTAGACCTTTCCTTCCCGGCGAAGCGACCGTGGAATCCGGCGGCTCCAAGGTTTGACCTCGAAGAGGTAATACACCTCCTTCAGGTACATCAGCCATCGGCGGACCGTGTCGAAGCTCACTTCCATGGTTTCCCGCAGGCTTGCCACGCTGAGCAGCGAGCCGACTCGCTCCGGGAGAAGAGCAGCGAGCAGCTCGATCCTGCCAAGGTCGGGCAGGCGGCTGATGTCCCGGAGGTCTTCGCGGATGACGATCTGCTGGTGATTGCGCCTCCACAGCCTGGCCGCTCGCTCGTCATGCTCGAAGAGCGGTTCGGGGAACGGCCCGTAGGTCATCAGGGCGGGCAGGCGGTCCTCGGCGCTGCGGCCAGGCTTGAACGCGCGGCCGAACAACGCCTCCAGCGCCCCATCCGGCGACAGGAACGTTACGTCCTCCATTTCGCGCAGGCTGAAGGGGTGCAGACGAAAGTGGAAATAGCGCCCCAGCAGGCTGTCGCTTCCGCGTCGATAGATGTTGAGCCTGGCGCTGCCGGTGACGAGAAAATCGCAGGGGCGTTCCAATGTGTCGTACAGCCCTTTGAGGTTGCGCTTCCAAAGCCGGTCCTTGTGGATCTCGTCCAGCACAACGAGGGGAACCGCCCTGCCCTTGCCGGGCGGAAGGACAACGGAGGGTTGCTTGGCCCACGCGTGGCGGAACTGGAACTCGTCCCAGTTGTGATATCCCCCAACGGCGCGCTCGGCCAGGAGCATCTTGGCCATCGTCGTCTTGCCGCACTGGCGCGGCCCGGACACCAGCGCGATCTTGTGGCGACGGGCGAAGCACAACCGTTTGACGGCCTCGGCCAGATAGCGGCTTCTCATGCCGACCATACTACGGACAGACCGCAGTATGGTCAAGAGAAAAACCGGTCTGACCAAACTCGTGGCAAACGCGAGTTTGGTCAGGCCAGCCGCACGGTTCCTCCGCCGCAAGCGTGCGCCGAGACGGTCGCGGGAACAGCCGCCAAGCGCGACAGAGTTTGTTTTGCCTGTCCGGCCGGGGCATGGGCCGGTCGTGGCGGCGTGTGCCCTGGCGTGGCGGCCCCATGTCGGCACGTTGGCCGGCGAGACGGACCACGCCGTCGCCGGGAGCCGCCCCAGGACGCGATACGGGCCGCCCTGGGCGACGCGGCGCTGCCGGGTGGTACCGTCAGTACCCTTGGGAAGCCTCGTTGCAACGTGAGGCGTTTCTGGCGGTCTGGCGGGCAATTTGCACGGGATTGCGCTTATTGCACGGGATTGCGTTTATTGCAAGTGTTGCATGGTGACAAGGAGGTCACGAGATGAACATTGAGTTGCGGCCTTTGGCCCAGATCAAGCCTTACGAGAACAATCCCCGGATCAACGATGCGGCGGTCGACGCGGTAGCGGAATCCATCCGCCGGTTCGGCTTTCGCCAGCCGATCGTGGTCGATGCCGACGGCGTCATCGTCTGCGGCCACACCCGCTGGAAGGCGGCCCAGAAGCTCGGGCTGGAGCAGGTGCCGGTCCACGTGGCCAAGGACCTGACGCCCGAGCAGATCCGAGCGTACCGCATCGCCGACAACAAGACCGCGGAACTGGCCGAGTGGAACCTGGAGCTGCTGCCGATCGAGCTGGCCGAGTTGCAGGGTGCCGGCATCGACTGGTCGCTGCTCGGCTTCGATGGTGATGAGTTGGCCAAGCTGCTCGATCCGGGCGTCAAGCAGG includes the following:
- a CDS encoding ATP-binding protein; this encodes MRSRYLAEAVKRLCFARRHKIALVSGPRQCGKTTMAKMLLAERAVGGYHNWDEFQFRHAWAKQPSVVLPPGKGRAVPLVVLDEIHKDRLWKRNLKGLYDTLERPCDFLVTGSARLNIYRRGSDSLLGRYFHFRLHPFSLREMEDVTFLSPDGALEALFGRAFKPGRSAEDRLPALMTYGPFPEPLFEHDERAARLWRRNHQQIVIREDLRDISRLPDLGRIELLAALLPERVGSLLSVASLRETMEVSFDTVRRWLMYLKEVYYLFEVKPWSRRIPRSLRREGKVYLWDWAAVPTEPARFENLVASHLLKACHYWTDTGEGEFDLFYLRDKERREIDFLIVRDGKPWLPVEVKHADVEPSPNWGRFAPLLGCKHGLQVVRQPAWRVHCCGDTKVLVAGASEALRYFA